A section of the Corvus hawaiiensis isolate bCorHaw1 chromosome 16, bCorHaw1.pri.cur, whole genome shotgun sequence genome encodes:
- the BFAR gene encoding bifunctional apoptosis regulator produces MEEDESLRGETERAKVEPRATPGPGRQISVSEFLCHCCYDILVNPTTLNCGHSFCRHCLALWWVSSKKNECPECREKWEGFPKVNILLRDVIEKLFSDAIEQRKEDIQQNSDVAHSLATFQKYGNDQMPTVPNTRRINPRGGGFFSGVLTALTCVAVVLLGYHWSSREFEDDLLVHKPVAKWTAEEVILWLEQLGPWASHYKERFLLEKVNGRLLLTLTEEDFTKEPYSVENSNHRRAIMAELECVKTLGVKPPQNLWEYKAVNPGKSLFLLYAMKSSPRLSMLYLYLFDYAEAFLPFIHTICPLEDKYEDTVTKLLDLKDPSWRQWREFIVKYLFLPYQLIAEFAWDWLDVHYWTSRFIIVNAMLLSVLELLSFWRLWSRRELKTIPHRMWRHFWKVSTQGLFVAIFWPFIPQFVCNCLFYWALYFNPVINIDLVVTEIKRLETQVQ; encoded by the exons ATGGAAGAAGATGAGAGTTTACGAGGGGAAACAGAGAGGGCAAAAGTTGAGCCACGTGCTACTCCTGGCCCCGGTCGGCAGATATCAGTCAGTGAGttcctgtgccactgctgctACGACATTCTGGTCAATCCCACCACCCTGAACTGTGGGCACAGCTTCTGTAGGCATTGCTTGGCCTTGTGGTGGGTATCGTCCAAGAAGAATGAATGCCCtgaatgcagagaaaaatgggaaggatTCCCCAAAGTCAACATCCTCCTCAG GGATGTTATTGAAAAGCTATTTTCTGATGCCAttgaacaaagaaaagaagatattCAACAAAACAGTGATGTAGCACACAGCTTAGCAACTTTCCAAAAATATGGGAATGACCAGATGCCGACAGTTCCAAACACAAGAAGAATTAATCCTCGAGGAGGAGGGTTTTTCTCAGGCGTTCTGACAGCTTTAACTTGTGTAGCA GTAGTTCTACTTGGCTATCACTGGAGTAGCAGAGAATTTGAAGATGATCTTCTTGTCCACAAGCCTGTTGCTAAGTGGACTGCTGAGGAAGTGATACTCTGGTTAGAGCAGCTGGGCCCATGGGCTTCACATtacaaagaaagatttttactGGAGAAAGTAAATGGAAG ACTCCTCCTAACACTGACTGAGGAGGATTTCACCAAAGAGCCTTACAGTGTAGAGAACAGTAACCATAGGAGAGCTATTATGGCAGAACTGGAATGTGTGAAAACTTTAGGTGTTAAACCACCGCAGAACCTTTGGGAATATAAG GCCGTAAACCCAGGAAAATCACTCTTTCTTCTGTATGCAATGAAGAGTTCTCCAAGACTCAGTATGTTATACCTATATTTGTTTGATTATGCAGAAGCTTTCCTACCTTTCATCCACACAATTTGTCCACTTGAAGACAAGTATGAAGATACTGTCACAAAACTGCTA gaccttaaagatccttcTTGGAGGCAATGGAGAGAATTCATtgtaaagtatttatttttgccaTACCAGCTGATAGCTGAATTTGCTTGGGATTGGCTAGATGTGCACTACTGGACATCAAGATTTATAATTGTAAATGCCATGTTGCTCTCTGTTTTGGAATTATTGTCCTTTTGGAGGCTCTGGTCAAGAAGAGAATTAAA gACTATTCCTCACAGAATGTGGAGACATTTCTGGAAAGTCTCAACCCAGGGACTTTTTGTTGCCATTTTTTGGCCTTTTATTCCTCAGTTTGTCTGCAATTGTTTGTTTTACTGGGCCTTGTATTTTAACCCAGTTATAAACATTGATCTTGTGGTTACAGAGATAAAGCGTCTGGAGACACAAGTGCAGTGA